In Miscanthus floridulus cultivar M001 chromosome 19, ASM1932011v1, whole genome shotgun sequence, the DNA window ccccttaaggcgctcaaggcgagccccggctcctccgcccactgggtggcagaggcacaagccgctatccaacgcggcgcggcgtcgacgagggtcgacccgaaggagccggccacccaaggagggacTACCAAGGCCACCCCTACatagacgagggagggagcgcttctgccccatgggggcgaggctcacgagtcggatggggctGGCGTGCCCTTGGCTGTCGAGGCCCCTGGGGTCTTTGAGGCTGAGGCGACGAAGGACAGGGCGCTTAAGATCGCCAAGACCATAGTGGCCGTGGTCGGTGTTTCTGCAtcctccgaggccacgatggcggaggctagAGCCCCCGAGGCCACCAAGGCCATTGTAATGGCGACGAGGCCATCTATCCAggaggtggagatgaaggcggcggaggcctcggtggcgcccttggttcaggggtcGCCGCTGTTGTGAGAGagtgcccgggaggcggaggtctatccgatctcctccgacgatacttcccgggcgcgggaggtggtcgacgccgaggatgccggtgccgtggaacagccggcgccggtcttggatgagggaagctcggcccttgtgCGGGCGCGACCCGAGCCTTGTGGTTGGGATCACCCGCGAGTACTGTGGCAAAGCCGGGacaaccctaagggggagcctctgttcgtccttgaggacgcagccgagggcgggcgctggggcaccttcgagcaataccgccagctggcgaagCGGTCGCTATGGATGGCCCTATCCGTGGTTgtcgacgaactgcccggagtcgcccaggtttgcgttttcctttctcgcacgatgttgtccttttctggttttgttgcaatcaatgacccctgttctgcttccccagAAGCTTGAGactcggtcccttgggaagttggtctttctccgacaggagaggggcgtctgggactagcttcagtggcagaagggccttcttgccagcgctaacgagctcctgtcggcgcagagcatggaggtagaggaccttcgccttcgttgtgccgacacgaaggtcgaggcggccatggcctagACATAgttcgcccctctggcggcgtgggtgaaggagttggaggaggagctcacccgcgcattctatgatcgggatgccttcaggggctgagccgttgaagctacggccttGGCCGCAGCTCTCGTGGGGTAGCTGGGGGCGGAATAGGGGTCGCACCAGctaacgaaaggtgccttggatgaggcccttgctgcagctgaggcctcgcgaaccgaggctgtggtttggagggggacggttgagggtgagttttagtcccctcaatttgttttcttttccttatgttcgctccctaactcccttgtgtgacgcagagctggggagtgaagcttctagggcggccgaggcttctcgggtcgaggcccagtgcttgaaggaggaggccgaggcttcccgggctgaggccctacgctggaaggagaaagccgaggcctattaggtcgagacccgacgctgggagcagaaggccaagggtgagttctatGGGCTTCcacccctaacttaggttgttttttttcCTTCGCTCGACCTCATTTCattttccgcggtgcagagtcagaggcgaagGTTACTCAGGCCACCAAGGCTTCCAGCgcagtgcagacggtgctcgagaccgagatcggggagcacgaggcgctgaagcgtgctgccctttccacctacgaggccctagaggttgaaggggttcagtcaggtagctccctagggagccgtttgatcgcactgagcaaccagatgcgcgagcggctccaagGAGCGctacacacgggtgtcaagcgcgcgctggccgttATCTCTTCTCACTATGTCggtgtcgacctcccggccatcagtgatgggtatgtcctgcctgatgatgacgaggaggctgacgcggcggtcatgaagctgatggaggctgcagaaggccctggcacggtgctggcgacgctcttcgaagaggaggtggttcctctcctaccatctgccggtgctgaaggccctgagccttgatctgggccccgggggctatgtaaaaatagagtaggagttatttttgtatcgtaacgcttgtggccatcgaggcttttatttctgaagtatttgtgtttcttagttgtttttcttatgttttcgagcctctgccctctgttgctcctgatcagatttcgtttgcaaaacacccccttagggcctaagccgtcccttgggcgagaggtagtgagggagtgccatagctcgggggcataggccgtctcgcgactctactggcctcttgcttaggaaacagaccttggtccgaggggtttttacaactgattcatCAGAGCccgctagagtcttggcgtaggaatttttgcaaaaaacaactaaagaatggtgcgtgggacctagggggagtcccccatctagcccccaagggaggcttggttctaccgtggcagagccgagtctcccttgtcgtgttactgtattgccgagccctacgatgggcttggggggtttctcgaaaaattagaccaactaaagaacactttttaattgtatttctagaaacgatatatacaatgcttggaaatttagggataaaagcgacgtagctattctatgttccaagcgttggtgaagacttcacccttctcgttggctagcttgtaggtcccgggcttcagtacttgggcgatgatgtacggtccttcccatggcggggtcagcttgtggcggcccttgttgctctgtgctagcctcaacaccaggtcacctaccttcaagtctcggcctcagaTGCGTCGGGCCTAATAGCAccataggctctgctggtatttggccgagtgtagtagcgcaacgtctcgggcttcctccagttgatcaagggtgTCCTCTCGGGTgctgcggttactttgttcgttataggcttgtagccttggggaaccatattccaagtcggtggggaggatggcctcagccccatagaccaggaagaaaggcgtgaaccccgtggctcggcttggagtgttcctcaggctccagatgaccgacgggagttcggcgagccatttcttgccaaactttttcaaccgattgtgaatccttggcttgaggccttgtaggatcatgccgttggcacgctctacttggccgttggtccttgggtgtcctacgactaactaggccacacggatgtggtggtcgtcgcaaaatgtcaggaactttttgccggtgaactgtgtcccgttatcggtgatgatggtgttggggaccccaaatctatggataatgtcagtgaagaacaacaccgtctgctcgaatttgattcgattgatcggacgagcctcaatccatttggagaacttgtcgattgatactagtatatgggtgtagcccccgggggccttctgcagaggcccaaccatgtcgagcccccatacggcgaacgaccacgtgatggggatggtttgcaaggctagggccaggagatgtgtctgccgagcatagtactggcatccttcataggagcgtactagcttggtagcgttggcgaccaccgtcggccagtagaacccttggcagaaagcgttccccacgagcgtctgaggcgccgcatggtgcccgcaggcgcctgcgtgcaagtcccaaagcagggcttggcccgcctcggcaGTGATGCattgttggaggacacctgagggacttcaccTATACAATttgtcattgtagagggcgtaggtcttagCTCAGTGCGCAAGCCATTGTGCTTCGATTCTGtcgccaggaagctccccccgatcaagccaatcaaggaatgggattcgccaatccacatcctgatcagtctgcggaggctcggtgttgacttccatgacctcaggctcggttGAGGGGGTCTCGACAGTGGAGGGGGCGTCGAGTTTCACCATGGTTTCCaccggtgggccctcctctgttaccaAGGTGTAGTTAATGGAAGgcctgtggaggtctctggcaaaaacgttcggggggaccagtgcccgtgccgaggccatttttgccagctcgtcggtggcCTCATACTTCCGCGTGACGTGATTTAGTTTGAGatcatcgaacttgtcttccaggcatcgtaccaacttgcagtaagcctccattttggggtcgaggcaatttgactccttcatcacttgatctatgacgagcctcgagtcgcctcggacgtcgaggcgccgtgccccaagtttgatggcgacttgcaagccgttgatgagggcctcgtactcggccacgttgttggaggcggtgaagtggagccgcaccatgtagcgcatgtgtactctgaggggtgaaatgaagagcagacccgcgcctgccccggtcttcatcaaggatccgtcgaagtacagggtccagcactccgtctgaatttgagcaggtggcagttgggtgtctgtccactcagccacgaaatcggccaagacctaagacttgattgcttttcgaggcacaaaagtcaaggtttcccccataagctcgatggcctacttggctatcctgcccgaggcctcccgattatgaactatctcgcctagggggaaagatgataccacagtcactgggtgcgactcgaagtagtgacgcaatttgcgccgggccaggaccatggCATAGACTAGCTTTTGGATGtgagggtagcgtgctttggtcttagagagcaccttgctgatgaaataaacaggacgttgggtgggtagagcatgcccctcttcctgcctctctaccactatggcagcgctgaccacttgggtcgttgcggcgacgtagagtaagagggcctcgtccctggctagGGGTACCAtgatgggaggatttgtgagcagcctcttgagtctatcgagggcttcctcggcctcgggggtccaagaaaaacgctcagattttctcaagagtcggtacagaggcaaaccttttttgccgaggcgcgagatgaagcggctcagggccgcaaggcatcccatgaccctctgtactcccttgaggtctctgattggtcccatgctggttatggctgagaccttctctgggttggcttcgatgccgcgttccgagactatgaaccctaagagcatgcctcgggggaccccgaacacacacttctcgggattgagcttgatgcccttctctctaaggcatttgaaggttatcctcaagtcgtcgatgagatcctcggcttttctagtcttgaccacgatgtcgtctacgtaggcctcgacgatCCGCctaatgttgtcgccaaagacctgggtcatgcaccgctggtacgtggcacctgtgtttctgaggccgaaaggcatagtcacgtagcagtacatgccgaatggtgtgatgaaagaagtcgcgagctggtctgactctttcatcttgatttgatggtaaccagaatacacatcaaggaaagacaaggtctTGCACCCTACAGTgaaatcaacgatttgatcgattcggggtaatggaaaggggacttttggatatgctttgttcaaaccagtgtagtctacgcacattcttcatttcccatttttcttcttgactaacatggggttagtcaaccactctgggtgggacacttctttgatgaatccggccatcaagagtttctgtatctcctcaccaatggccctatgcttttcctcatcgaagcgacgtaggcgttgcctcgccggtctagatccggcccgaatgtctagggcgtgctcggcgacctccctcggtatgcccggcatgtccaagggactccatgcgaatatgtcagcgtttgcatggagaaagtcgatgagcatggcttcctatttgatgtcgagggtggcgctgatcctcagcgctcggtcgtcggggcaggcggggtcgaccgggacaagtttgatggcttccgcgggctcgaacgccctcACGCGACGCTTAGAGTCAGGCGTCTCGCCACTGAGTTAgttgaggtgggcgatgagggtctcagcctctgCAAGAGCCTTGGCGTACTCGATGTACTCAACGTCGCAGTCAtatgcatgttcatacgtggactcaatcgtgatgataccgctagggcctggcatctcgagcttgaggtaggtatagttggggactaccatgaacttggcgtagcacggccgccctaggatggcgtggtaggctcccccgaacccgactacctcaaaggtaaggacttccttgcggtagttagagggggtgccgaagcagacgggaaggtcgatgcgcccgatgggtcacgtgcgcttccctggcacgatgccatggaagggggCGACGTCTCCTTGGAGCCtcaaccggtcgatctccaagagctctagggtattgacgtagaggatgttgaggccgctgcctccgtccatcaacaccttggagagtcgggtgttgccgatgatcgggtcgacaaccagtgggtactgcccgggattcggaacatggttagggtggtcatctcgatcgaaggtgatcgcctcccaagaccagtcaaggtactagggagtggccaccttgatcgagaagacttctcgacgttccctcttgcgctgccgcgccataaggcacgccgagggtccaccgaagatcatgaaggtgttgcgtacctcggggaacccatcgcctttgtcctcgtcccggtcgccggtgcccttctgcttggcatcgtcatcggggagcccgagcctggcctagtaacgtcgcagcatggagcaatcctcgagggcgtgcttgaccgagccttggtggtaagggcagggtttcttaagcatgttgtcgaaaggcctagggcctctggggcctcggggattcttgcgttctgtagCCCTGACCAGatcggcctccaggacctcctgctttccTAGgcgccctttttctttctcttggggaggtgggaggccgaggcctcgggggcctcgtccctccgctttcccttggtgtcgctgtcggggaagatggctccgacagcctcctcgcccgaggcgaagttggtggcaatgtcgaggagcgcagCAGTGGAGTGTGGtacgttccgacctaactctcgaaccaggtctcgacaggtggtgccagagaggaaagcctggacaatctctgagtcgccgacgctgggcaactcggtgcactgtttggagaagcgccagatgaagtctcgaagagactTGTCTGGCTTCTGGTGATAGcttttaaggtcctaggagttcccagggcgcacgtatgtgccttggaagtttccgacgaagatcctaaccaagtcgcgctagttgtggatttgtgagggaggaaggtgctcgagccaggctcgcgctgagtctgacaagagcaaggagaggttgtggatgatgagcaggtcatcgtctacgccacctagctggcaggctaggcggtaatcggcaagccagagtttggggttggtctcgccgctatatttcgtgagattggctggttgcctaAACTGGGCCGGGAAAAGGGCAgcgtggatggccctgctgaagacctgagggcctggcagtttaggagaaggactgcggtcctcctcgctgtcgtagcgaccacctcggtgtgggtggtagccccgagcgggccccttgttatcgtggcgtcgtcgcctactgaccacctcatggtctccctacacctcgcgtcgattgccgaggcggtccagaagcacgggggccCCTATGGGCTATTGGTGCTCGAGCGGGTTTGGGACGAaccgaggcttccctatcctaTCGAGGCGGGGCTGCGGGCAAGTTCGAGGCGCCCCCATGCCGTCGGGAGGCGAaacttttggcctgctgtaccgcagcggtctctaggagatcccggagctcgtcgcggacccgccgcccctccgttgtagaaggctcgggcattgcgcggactagcattgccgcatccgtgacgttctggctagcgcgattgaagactgggggttgctcgctcccttcgtcgtcgtggatgcggtgatgTACATCACGGGCCCttcgtcgggctcctccgcctttgccacgacctcgctgctcctgttcgagagagtctcgaagctgttgTAGAAG includes these proteins:
- the LOC136528684 gene encoding uncharacterized protein — its product is MEAYCKLVRCLEDKFDDLKLNHVTRKYEATDELAKMASARALVPPNVFARDLHRPSINYTLVTEEGPPVETMVKLDAPSTVETPSTEPEVMEVNTEPPQTDQDVDWRIPFLDWLDRGELPGDRIEAQWLAH